A single genomic interval of Helianthus annuus cultivar XRQ/B chromosome 13, HanXRQr2.0-SUNRISE, whole genome shotgun sequence harbors:
- the LOC110901458 gene encoding NAC domain-containing protein JA2 encodes MFVPVPLTDPVTQLGLEPGFRFDPTDEELIVQYLSPKVAGDNFRLVIIADVDLYKYNPWELPSKAMFGEMEWYFFSPRDRKYPNGTKPNRVVGSGYWKATGTDKVIMSGNRKVGVKKSLVFYIGKASKGSKTNWIMHEYRLFESSTEDNNGSRLDDWVLCRIYEKNSRIGMMNSGGPSTKQSHDSSAMSSSSLSFDKVLNSHPDDKFSNFPTNHCVKTFSEEDQKFESEKEDWLSIGAFASPNSINNNNLLNSSFVDSTFNIQMKYVKSLESLGDEVQTGIRSQRIKNSTYLTSPSFSIATDSFAIRYPTHQSSSGYRP; translated from the exons ATGTTTGTACCAGTGCCATTGACTGACCCAGTGACTCAACTGGGTTTAGAGCCGGGATTCCGATTTGACCCGACCGACGAGGAGCTTATAGTACAGTACCTATCTCCAAAAGTCGCCGGTGACAATTTTCGGCTTGTAATAATCGCAGATGTTGATTTGTATAAGTATAATCCATGGGAATTACCTA GTAAGGCAATGTTTGGCGAGATGGAATGGTACTTTTTTAGCCCGAGAGACCGCAAGTACCCGAACGGGACTAAACCTAATCGAGTTGTGGGGTCTGGTTACTGGAAGGCCACCGGAACAGATAAGGTGATCATGTCGGGGAACCGGAAGGTCGGAGTTAAAAAGTCATTGGTGTTCTACATTGGTAAAGCTTCGAAAGGGTCCAAAACCAACTGGATTATGCACGAATACCGGTTATTCGAGTCTTCAACAGAGGATAACAACGGATCTAGG TTGGATGATTGGGTGCTTTGCCGAATCTACGAGAAGAATTCAAGAATTGGGATGATGAATTCTGGTGGTCCTAGCACCAAGCAGAGCCATGACTCTTCGGCAATGTCATCGTCGTCCTTGTCGTTCGACAAGGTCCTCAATTCACACCCGGACGACAAGTTTTCGAACTTTCCAACCAACCATTGTGTGAAGACATTCAGTGAAGAAGATCAAAAATTTGAATCAGAGAAGGAGGACTGGTTGAGTATAGGTGCTTTCGCTAGTCCGAATTCGATCAATAATAACAACCTACTGAATTCGTCTTTTGTTGATTCAACATTCAACATCCAGATGAAGTATGTTAAGTCACTAGAGTCGCTGGGTGATGAAGTTCAAACTGGAATCCGAAGTCAGAGGATTAAAAACTCTACTTATCTGACTTCACCAAGTTTTTCCATTGCAACGGATTCGTTTGCTATACGGTACCCAACCCACCAGAGCAGCTCGGGTTATAGACcatga